The nucleotide sequence TAGTAACCGGCAGAGTGCTTTCGTTCTGGGCAGCACTCCACTGGCTGCGCTGCACAACATGACCGAGATGAAGACTTCTTTATTCCCGTACGCCCTGCAGAACCCCGCGGGCTTCAAGGCTCCGTCTCTCGCCAACCTGAACTCTCAAATCCCGCTGGGAACGCCGCATGGAATAAGTGATATCTTGGGGAGACCGATCACCACCGCGGGACAGCTGCTCTCGGGCTTTCCCAGGATCAACGGCTTGGCCACTTCAGCCGGGATGTACTTCAACCCGGCGGCCGTGTCTCGGTACCCCAAACCGCTGACGGAGTTGCCCGGGCGGGCGCCCATATTCTGGCCGGGGATGATGCAGGGCTCGCCCTGGAGAGACCCGCGGGTTCCCTGTCCGGGTGAGTTTTCTATACTGGCTTATGTTGGTTTTCACGCTCAGATCGTTGGAATATTAGTGTTTGACAACTAAATTCACTCAGTGTCTCGctttcaggtttatttgactGACCGTGTCTTGTTTTGTCTCCAGCCCAGGCGAATATGATGCTGGACAAGGATGGAAAGAAGAAACACTCCAGACCAACTTTTTCCGGACAGCAGATTTTCGCTCTGGAGAAAACCTTCGAACAGACCAAATATCTGGCCGGTCCAGAGAGAGCTCGACTCGCGTATTCTCTGGGAATGACCGAAAGTCAAGTCAAGGTAAATAGAGGcgtttttgttatttctttttatgcAACTTCAGACTTTTCAGTGCAAACTGCACGAGACTACGTTGTTTTATCTGCGAAAGTCACTGTCAGTTGTATGCTATGAATTTGCACACAAGCAAATCTGTTGGTGCATTCATTTGtaatgttgaaatgaaaactatTGGGATGATTCATATTTGTTAATCATTTTGCTTTCAACATTGCACAGCGCTAGGCCTTATATTTACACACTGTCTGGtcaatatgaaattattttgatCAATTACTTGATTGCTCACAGTCtatgctgggttgtttcaacCCAACTTTGGGTTCAAATTTAATTGAAAACTTTAACCCAAGCTGGGTTGAAACAACTCTGCATGCATTTTTTGCTTGGTTTAGTtgatttcagtttatttagttGAACTCGCATGCATCCCAactattgcattttttaaaaatcgtgATCGCGCAAATGGACGGTGCGTTTAAGcgtcttttctttctctttctcaggTTTGGTTTCAAAACAGAAGAACCAAATGGCGGAAGCGGCACGCGGCTGAAATGGCCACGGCGAAGAAGAAACACGACTCGGAGACGGAGAAGATGAAGGAGAGCTCGGACAACGAGGAGGATGATGAGTATAACAAACCTCTGGACCCGAACTCCGACGATGAGAAAATCACGAGACTGTTAAAAAAGCACAAGACGAGTAACCTGTCCCTCATCAGCCCGTGCAGCAACAGCTCGGACACTTTGTGATGATACTGAGCAAAAGACTCTTCATtcttatcatcatcatcatcatgatcTGCTTCAGATTCTTCTGGAGAACCGAGGCAGAATTAAGCAGGGTATAAACACTGTTCACGCtgcttttgctttgctttgaaTGCGGTTGTACAGTTAGAAGTGGACGTgagatgtatatatatttttttactgagtaaattatcatgaAGCATCACGAAGACGTGCCAACTTCCCcctcatcatcaccatcatcgtTAAGATCACTTTTGTCTTCGATCGCTGAAGAATAACGACGCATTTTCCGCCTAaaagtttcactttttttttttggaaacaggTACACAAAGTGTATAAAGAAGTGCCAGTGCTGTAAATGATGTGAAtagaatttgttttaataatgtccttttGGCCGCTGGAGTTTATGTTTTACCTCACAACAGgaaaaaatacacaaagatGGACATAAATATTGACGAAGAAGAGAATATTATTGCTTCCGTGAGGacggaagaaaaaaaactttgtattatcaataaattatttaacaagccagtgttttaaaaatgtcctggttctttttaatttcataCATTTGCTGTTATTGTTTTGTAGCGCGTATATTTTAAGATGTGCAGTTATTTAGTCGCGAGAAAATATTCCTATTAGATATCCGTGCATTATTACTAACGATTGTTTAAGATTCATTTAAAGACGTGCATGCGTTTATAAAGGGAAAACCAATTTCCTGCAAAAGCTTTAACAAATTTCGAAGAGAAATATTTAGTCTAGtctgtttttaaagacactgaggttttatttttaagagcccGAAATGCTTCACTCGGACTGATGAGGAGGATCGGTAACAGACATTTATAGATGAgctcatatttgtgaccctggaccacaaaatcctAAGTAGcatggaaataaaaatacattgcatgggtcaaaatgattgattgttcttttatgccccaaatcattaggatattaagtaaagatgatgttccatgaatatattgtGTAgctttcctaccgtaaatatatcaaaagttaatttgtgattaatatgcattgctaataacttcatttggacaaatttaaaggtgattttctcaatatttggattttttttgcaccctcagattccagattttcaaacagttgtatctcgaccaaatattgtcctattctaacaaaccatacatcaatggaaagcttatttattcagacgataaactgacccttatgactggttttgtggaccagggtcacaGATTTCAAAGTAATAAGAGAAATATCTagccttttttttatatatagacaTTGAGGTTTTATTGTAGGAGCCCGAATTGCTTCACTCGGAGTGATGAAGATAATCAGTAATAGCTCTTCAAACAGGCATTTATAgattagttttttaaaactgcATGCGACTTTCGCGATGACTATTACAATTAACATTGTAAACAttgattttttggtttttgctgATATGCAATTTAGTTTAAATAGCTGTAAGTCATTCCAGTAGATTATATAGTTTCGATAATAATCGTAAGGAAAATCGCGCGTTGTGTTGCTATGGTAACAGCGAGCGACTAATTAACTTTGATGGTTGCAGATTGTCAAAacgcatatataaatatacttacaTGCAAAAGAAAGACATATTCCTGATTTTTTAAACCGTCAATTATGTGCATTTCTCATGTGATTTCCTTTTGAATTTCCTTATTTGCAATAACAAAtgtgacgctggaccacaaaaccagtcataggtttcaatt is from Labeo rohita strain BAU-BD-2019 chromosome 13, IGBB_LRoh.1.0, whole genome shotgun sequence and encodes:
- the nkx6.2 gene encoding homeobox protein Nkx-6.2; the protein is MSCQVVGAQLSRRLRTFLLRGSSCGSGAPMLAVGQMDSNRQSAFVLGSTPLAALHNMTEMKTSLFPYALQNPAGFKAPSLANLNSQIPLGTPHGISDILGRPITTAGQLLSGFPRINGLATSAGMYFNPAAVSRYPKPLTELPGRAPIFWPGMMQGSPWRDPRVPCPAQANMMLDKDGKKKHSRPTFSGQQIFALEKTFEQTKYLAGPERARLAYSLGMTESQVKVWFQNRRTKWRKRHAAEMATAKKKHDSETEKMKESSDNEEDDEYNKPLDPNSDDEKITRLLKKHKTSNLSLISPCSNSSDTL